A segment of the Sphingomonas kaistensis genome:
CGCCGTCGCTGGCGGTTTCGGGGTCGGCCAGCACGTAGCGCGTATTGAAGATGTTGAGGCCCTTGTTCTCCATCGCCCCGAAATTGAAATCGCTGACCGCGACGATGTTGAACCGGTCGAGGTCATATTCGCGCCCGTAGGTGCGCTCGTCCCACGCCATGCTGTCCTTCAGCGCCTGCATCGCCAGCCTGGTCTTGGGCAGGTCGGCTTCGCGGACCCAGATGCCGAGATCGACCGCGCGCCCGCTCATCGTGGTGAAGCTGTCGCGGTTGCATTGCAGGTCGCCGGCGACGATCGCGAACAGGTAGCAGGGCTTGGGGAAGGGATCCTCCCACAGCTCGAAATGGCGCCCGTCGCCGCATTCGCCCTGTTCAAGGGGGTTGCCGTTCGCCAGCAGCACCGGGAAGCGGGTCCGGTCGGCCTCCAGCCGAACCCGGTAGCGGCTCAGCACGTCGGGCCGGTCGGGGAAGAAGGTGATCCGGCGGAAGCCCTCGGCCTCGCACTGGGTGCAGAGGATCCCGCCCGAAGCGTAGAGCCCCATCAGCTGGCTGTTCTTCTCCGGCGCGATGGCGACCTCGGTTTCGACCGTTGCGGCGTCCCCTTCGAGATCGACCACCAGCCGCCCGTCCTCGAACCGCGGCTCGCTTGGCTTCCCGTCGACCCGCAGCGAGAGAAGCTCCAGCTCCTCGCCGTCGAGGCGCAGCGGGCGGTCGTGCCCGCCGTTACGAGTGACGCTCAGCCGCGCCGTCACCACCGTTCGCGCCGGGTCCAGCGCAAACGCCAGCTCGACCTCCGGCACCAGCCAGTCGGGCGCCTGATAATCCTCGCGGCGGATGGCGGTCGGGGCGGCGGCGGGAGCGTCGAGCGACGCGCGTATATCGAGCATGGCCACGGACTTAGTCGCGGTGTTCGGAAGCGACAATCCTTGCGCTCGTCGGTCCGTCGAAGCGGTCTGGCGAACCGTCGCGGCCCCGCTAAGCTCGGCTCCACAGGGGGAAAACGAGCTTATGATCACGACGATGCTGGCCGCGAGCGCCGCAGACGCGTTCGATGTCGACGCGGCGACGCGCGCCTATCTCGCGATGGTGCAGGGGCCCGCCAGGCTTCGCTCCGACGCTTATTTCGAGGGCGGCTACTGGCTGATCCTGTGGGGGGCACTCATCAGCATCGCGGTGAACTGGGCGCTGCTGCATTTCGGCTGGTCGGCGCGGTGGAGCGCCTGGGCCGCCCGCCGCGTGCGCCGCCCCTCGCTTCGCACCATGCTTTACTGGCTGCCCTACACCTTCGCGACCGGCCTGATCCTGCTGCCGTGGACCATCTACACCGATTACTGGCGCGAGCATCAATATGCGATGTCGAACCTGACCTTCGGCGCGTGGAGCGGGGAGCAGCTGACCGACCTCCTCATCAACCTGGTGGTCGGCGCGCTCGCGATTGCCGCCATCTATGCCGTGATCCGCCGCGCCCCGCGCAGCTGGTGGCTGTGGGGCACCGCGGTCACCGTCGCCTTCCTGACCTTCGGCGCACTGCTTGCGCCGGTGTTCATCTCGCCCCTGTTCAACACCTACACGCCGATGGCCGAGAGCCCGCTGCGCGAGGAGATCCTGGCCATGGCGCGGGCCAACAACGTGCCTGCGGACAATGTCTACGTGTTCGATGCTTCCAAGCAGACCGACCGCATTTCGGCCAATGTCAGCGGCCTCGGACCGACCATTCGCATCAGCCTCAACGACAACCTGCTGGGCCGGACCGCACCCGAAGAGGTCAAGGCGGTGATGGGGCACGAACTTGGTCATTACGTCCTGAACCACGTGTGGAAGCTGATCGGCGGGTTCGGGCTGATCTTCCTGTTCGTGTTTCTGTTCGCCTGGGCCGCGGCGCCGCGCCTGCTTGCCCGCTACGGCCGCCGCTGGAGCGTGCGCGAGGTCGCCGATCCGGCCTCGCTGCCGCTGCTGGTCATCCTGTTCAGCGTCGGAATGTTCTTTGCGACCCCGCTCACCCAC
Coding sequences within it:
- a CDS encoding M48 family metallopeptidase, producing MITTMLAASAADAFDVDAATRAYLAMVQGPARLRSDAYFEGGYWLILWGALISIAVNWALLHFGWSARWSAWAARRVRRPSLRTMLYWLPYTFATGLILLPWTIYTDYWREHQYAMSNLTFGAWSGEQLTDLLINLVVGALAIAAIYAVIRRAPRSWWLWGTAVTVAFLTFGALLAPVFISPLFNTYTPMAESPLREEILAMARANNVPADNVYVFDASKQTDRISANVSGLGPTIRISLNDNLLGRTAPEEVKAVMGHELGHYVLNHVWKLIGGFGLIFLFVFLFAWAAAPRLLARYGRRWSVREVADPASLPLLVILFSVGMFFATPLTHSIIRIHEVEADAFGLDAAREPDGFAHVAMRLSEYRKLEPGHLEELIFFDHPSGANRARMSMEWKARHLAELPPEKRVLQRPAPLPVKD